GCTCGGAGAGGTCACCAAATACTTGTTCAGCTTCGCTGGTATGATTTTCATAACTTTTATATCTTTGGAGCGCTACATCGCCGTGTGTCATCCACTTCGACACCGACTCATCAACGGTTCAGGCCGGTCTGTAAAGCTCATCACACTCTGCTGGCTGGTAGCTCTACTACTCGCTATGTTTGTGATACCTGCTAATCTCAAGTTCATACAGTTTTGCCTCTCATGGCCTGAAGATGAACCCGAACTGTATTCCGAGTATCCAACCATTATTGGAAGATGTGCTGGATTAGGAGAGTGGGCATACCAGCTCTTCCATCTGACGCAGACCATACCCTTCTTCGTTGCTTTCTTTGGTAACGCCTTCTTCTACACCCGgatcctgctcaaacttcacCAGCGAGACACCGATGAGGACCGGAAGAGGGTGATCCGTATCCGGAACCAAGTAGCCACCATGTTGGTCGCCAACGGAACAGTCTTCTTCCTTACCACAACCCCCTTCGAAGTGACTTCATTCATCCTCTTCGTGGAAGGATTCCTAGACTCCGAAATCATCCCACAAAACATCAGACCCTTCTTATTTGAAGTGAACCGTATCTTGTTGTACATAAACTCTGCTATCAACCCCATCGTGTACACCGTCACCAATGCTAGGTATAGACGCGCGTTTAGGAAGGCATTCATGCTCAACAAGTGCAGTAGCAGACAACTCAGGAATACAACGTTATCAAGTGTTACCCCTGCTCAAAACGCATACCAACTCAATGGTGTTGACCCGTCAATACCAATTCCGGCTTCCGAAGCTAATCGTACAGGTGGACCGTTTCTGAATCACGGCTTCGACTTTAACGAACACACGGGAACTAAAGAGAACGAAAATGCGCCTGGAGTGTTTCACGTACCTCATCAAACTGAGTGAATAGACAAAACCCAATCTTATTTAGAGCCTGCTtgcactggtcactattggtaattacttcaaataatgttagcataaaacttacttggtaattagcaatggcgagctgttatatgaaacatcgtgagaaacggctccctctgaagtaaaatagtttttgagaaagaggttatttctcactaaaatattaaaatattaggCCTAAAGTATTTTGtaaggcatctggaagcacacaaagtaatgcaacaagggtgttttttctttcattaatctcaTGCAATTTTGATGATCAATTGATGCAAAATatttacggatttgttattttatgcatgtcgGGACACatcaattgagaatactggctTTGTCAaacaccaaacgtgtccagtgcctcgaagtaggatttgaatctTTGTATGGACGGTGGGggtcaacctcgttcccatggtttactttattttcaactATTATATGTAACCGCTCGACACACCCTGGGGACGAGGATGGGggtcaacctcgttcccatggtttactttattttcaactATTAATGTAACCGCTCGACACACCCTGGGGACGAGGTTGGGGGTATACTCAGGTTAGGTTTTGCAGTATCACCATGTGTAAAGCTCTTTTGAGCAGTGTTGGTTCTAAGAAGAACAGTGGTGGACAACTTAACGTTTCGATCAGTCTGCTCTTTAAAATTTCTACCGCGGTTAATTTGTAATCCTTTATAGCCTAATTTGATGTACATATGAAAATGAAAAGTGTGTAAATATTATATGTCGTTTTAAAGGTGACATTATTGTAAAatttagcaaaataaaaaaaaagaacaaaatactaTGTTGTTTATTATAGCACGTATCTATATACTCGATGTCATAAAGTATTTTTCTATTTACGTGTAATACTTCCCCCATCAGATTGTCTTCAGATTATCTTATATAATTTAAACAAGAGCGCTAAGAATCCGTGTAAATAAGGAAATGCAAACCTTACTGCAGTTTTATTATTGGCCAGAAATTCCGTAGAAACGACGGTACATGCCTTAAAATATCGCCATAATTGTTCCGAACCCGCATAAgaacttaaaggatttgggtattttttgtatcacaaaacacaatgtccacatattacaataacttacaccatttgaagataatgatagtagaaaccgtaccttaaaatattagatgctgaggccctgtaatttttttacatgctaaaattattttcgtctcatgatcagtgagacgaaaattattttcatgacattgttttactcatttctcaaaaaataaagtacctcagaaagtaatattttctgggaagctttctactatcattatcttcgaactgtgtaagtttagtgtaatcaAAAAGTACATCGACCCTTTAATACGTTTTCTCAAACCCGGCTCCACACtcggccggtgtcgcatgcaattatgtcctctatgcaatactatccggaggacactattgcatatgcaataatgtgctccggacggttttgcatatgcaatcgtgtccgcctggacgctgctgcataatgcaaagTTGTGTCCgtccggacacatttgcatatgcagttgtgtccaccccgtgcaaaaccgtccttgcagtaaattaaacgcccttggtcaaCGGAACACGTCCGCCATTTTTTACAAACTGAGTGCATGTGTCACGAATgaaatgggaaatgttcggccgttggtaTTCGCTGAAATCATAAAACGTGAGTATTCATGTTGCATATCGaagttcagtgcatgcacgctcgcttacgtgCGCACatttttttgcatagccccggataCGATTGcctatgcaaaagtgtccggagcggacaatattgcatggcggacacaattgcatcttaCACCGGCAGAGGTTTGTATCCCAATCTCAAACTAAGacttacacattttaaagaTTAATTTCTTTTCACATAATAATTTCAGGCTCCCTCATGGTATGCTTGTGGtgaatattgtcaaagaccccaGTTACTTCGTGTGCCCCAAAgcaaaacataacaaacctgtaaacatttgggctcaattttggTTAgcaatcgaagttgcaagaaagtgTTGAATGAAAATACACTCTTGTTGCATATTATGCCTACTGTGTTTTCAGAAGTCGAAGAAAGGCCCCatgtctgaagcctttttcagaTGCAAAATTGTTGGGTGAAGTGTGACCCTCCAAAGCTGCCCTTCTTTAAAATGTATCGTTTctcatgatgttttttttatatcaacagctctacatacAGTGCTCTCTCTACtgagtaagtttttaatatatTACGGTCATtaattttggagtaattaccgcatatatacccccccccctcatttgCAGTCACAACGTTTATGTTTTTTGATGAACCAATATACATTAAATTAAtatcaaacttgtgaaaatgtgagcttaATCCGTTGCAAGTCAACGAGAAAATAGTGGTGGGCTCTTTAGATTCATATTCATTTCAGAATGAAGATTTCCCAGAAAGTTACTCCAGTATGAATTTTCTAAttagtaagaaaaaaaaaaggaaaagataaTCCTTCTGATCTGTTTAATTACCTTTAAAATTTATGTTGTGTTAAAGTAATAACTCCCagtattttcaacaaaattgaTAACGAAAGCAAGAGCATTCAAAGTGAGgtgattctgccccccccccctccctcctttACGGCGAACTGTATAAAAAGTACTTCTGGTAGCGCCCTCAAGTTTGAAATGTCCTCCATTCTGGGGGATAGatctccggcggacagatttccctgggacaccgaTCTCTTTGGAATTCAATTTACCCTCTGAAATGTTTTATTCAGTTTTTACACGTGGGGGGGATATTTCAAATTAAGATAAATTACTAAAGTCAATGTCAATTAAAGATATAGAAagccatttgttttgagtgtgCATGTTTTTCTTTGATGGACCAACTCATTTCCTTCCTCGTTTAAacatattaaaaattaaaaatttgacAGGTCTATAATTGATCCGTGTAGACCCTTGTACTCTTTAAAAacttgggtgttaaaattgtGCTGTCATTTTTAGATACTAAAGAGAACATCTAAATTAACATGATCATATAGttacacaaaaatgtttgtttttgcagaaataagtgttttttaaagggaaggtacacgtttggtaatgactcaaaacaaatattaaaagacttctactagctctaagttttttttattcctatctgaaagcacacaaatccgtccaacaagggtgtttttctttcatcattttctcgcaactccgatgaccaattgagctcaaattttaacaggcttgttattttatgcttatgatgggatagaCCAAGGG
Above is a genomic segment from Asterias amurensis chromosome 6, ASM3211899v1 containing:
- the LOC139938124 gene encoding neuromedin-U receptor 2-like gives rise to the protein MGSDVSTAEDCNLNNTGNLSTAEVAQFFLFSPFEKATRVSILPVILAIGLIGNAAFLFTIAQVRSMRTATNFYLSNLAVSDSVFLSIAIVTKLREFSIYGVPNSAPLLGRLGCVLGEVTKYLFSFAGMIFITFISLERYIAVCHPLRHRLINGSGRSVKLITLCWLVALLLAMFVIPANLKFIQFCLSWPEDEPELYSEYPTIIGRCAGLGEWAYQLFHLTQTIPFFVAFFGNAFFYTRILLKLHQRDTDEDRKRVIRIRNQVATMLVANGTVFFLTTTPFEVTSFILFVEGFLDSEIIPQNIRPFLFEVNRILLYINSAINPIVYTVTNARYRRAFRKAFMLNKCSSRQLRNTTLSSVTPAQNAYQLNGVDPSIPIPASEANRTGGPFLNHGFDFNEHTGTKENENAPGVFHVPHQTE